The Neurospora crassa OR74A linkage group I, whole genome shotgun sequence genome segment ATGACTATGAATCGCCTGTTCTTTTGTATGCATTTTTGACCGGAGAGTATGCACAGCATCTCTGTCATCAGCTGTATGCCGAAGACTTTGGACTGATGTTTCTGGAAGCCAACGGGCTTTGTAGAGGCTCACACCGCGACATTACATACTTCTGAGCATATCAATCAGACGATGTCGATGTGCCCCTGCAAGGTATAGGCGCGTCGATGTTGGGCAATCACGATTCCACAATCGGATGACCAGTTCAGAGCGCGACAAGAGAGTAGAAGAGATGGGTAGAAAATGAGAAAAGGGCTCGTTCGACCCTCATGGACGCTGGGTACCATTATCATGACGACTTGATTTTGTAAAGTCGGAAGCACCAAATATCATTTCTTGATCGTTCAGTCGTCAGTCTCTGATTGTTGTAACAACCTCGACAGCCCTGACCACAAGAAGACAAGGACCCAAAGCGCGCCAAGGCATCATGGTACTCCACAGTGTTCATGACCTGGATCCCACCGAAGGGACAGTGCGGCTGTACCGATTCGAGAATTCCCCAGTTGTCCTGGTCCCGAAGCCATCCAACGACCCAAACGATCCCCTGTTTTGGAGCCGGGGCAAGAAGAGGGTCGCTTTCCTATCGGTATGTTGGTTCGCTTTCTTAACCAACTTCGGCATCGGAGGCTTGACACCTGCCTTCTATCTCCTCTCCCTGGAATTCGGAAAGACACAAGCAGAGACCGGCGCCCTGCTGCTATGGCCCGTCCTCACACTCGGCGCCTCCAACTTCTTCTGGGTACCCATTGCCAACTATTGGGGCAAACGGCCAGTGTTATTTTTCGCGTGCGGGCTGCTCTGCGCGTGCTCCATGTGGGGAGCCGTGGCTGAAACGTTCGAGTCCTTACTATCGTCCCTCATCGTTGCAGCGTTTGCTGGATCGTCGACAGAAACCCTTGGAGCGAGCATGTTAAACGACCTGTACTTCTTGCACGAACGGGGTTCTGTGATGAGTACCTATATGACCTTCCTCTCGGGAGGGAACACCATCGGTCCACTCATTTGTGGCTTCATCGTGTCGAAGTACAGTTGGAGATGGCATAAGTGGCTGACCTTCATTCTGGCTGTCCCCAACTTCTTGGCGGTTGCTTTCCTGGTGCCCGAGACAACTTATGTCCGCTACAGCCTAAGGGCAGTTGACTTCGACTCGGGAACCAGTCGAGGACCGACTCCAAGGCTAGTCAGTCGCTCGAATGCGGAAAAGGGGCTCGGGTTCGGAAATGCTCAGGGAGCTCGTTCACATCTGGGCGACACTGATGAGAGCGACGCCGGTGTGAATCTTCCAAAGAAGTGCTGGGCAGAAGAGATTGGACTATGGCCTGTAGTCTCTCGTGACACCCCCCTCTGGCGGTTGTTCATCCGACCCTTCCCCTTGTGGTTATATCCTTGCGTCATTTTTGCCTTTCTTGCATATGCAATTTCGCTGGAGATGACGGTGGCCGTGAACATCCTAAATCCCTTTGTGTTTCAGGCACCGCCGTATAACTGGTCGCCCATGGTCAACGGTTTGATCAACATCCCAGGACTCATTGGTAACCTCTTCGGCAGCGTATTGGGCGGCTGGGCGGTTGACAAGTTTTGCGACTGGAAGACCAGGCGCAACAATGGCGTTTACGAACCAGAGAATCGACTGTGGCTCTGCATCGTACCTCTGATCATCAGCGGCTCGGGCTGCTTGGTGTTCGGATATGGCATTGAAAAGGCAATGGGCTGGGTCAGCCTGTTCTTTGGATATGGTATGATGTCGGTAGCATTGACGGCGGTGCCGACCATCACCATGGCCTATGTCTCGGACTGTCTGCTTCCACTAAACTCGGATGCTCTTATGCTTGTCAATGGTAAGAAGCAGCATGAGTCCCTCCTGGTTGAGTAACCTTGCTAATCACGGCACGATGTCAATAGGAACAAAGCATATTgtaagcttcttcttcgcggCGTCGGTCTTGATCTGGGTCCAGATGGTGGGTTATGTTGAGGCTTTCGGAACAACGGCAGGCGTATTTGCGCTCATAGTGGGCGGAGGTATGGCAGTGTTGATTCCCTTTGGTGCGAGAATCAGGCACCGTCAAGCAACCTGGCGTATCATCCTGTGATGAGCGAAAGTTgtaagaagatgaagaggtaGTCAAGCCCAGATTGTCGGTGGTTGGATCATGGGATACACTGCGGCAAGGAGTTCCTTCAGTCAATGCATTTATCGTCCATTGTGGGCATCGATATCCTTCGGGTTGCACGTTGAGTTTCGCAGAAGGAATTTGATGAGCAGATAGATTTAGGGtggggggaaaagggaaatcAAGCAGGAGACAATGGGTGAGCTAGATGACGTGTACACGATGTAGTGTGGTGACTCGATCCGCGAGAGTTGCTTTGTCAAAGAAAATTGGCGGTTGGAAGGTTGAAGGATGAGAAAAATGATAAGGTTGCAGAAGACCTGCGAAACTGGGATGGCCTGCGTGGTCCCGCAAGGCTGATCAGAAAGTGGAACGTGCTCCACTGAAGAGGACGCTTACATCGAGCATTCCGTGGATTATGCAACACTTCGGATTCCGTCACGCGTAAGAAGTCAGGGAATATTTACTTTGACAATTTGATATAGAAATACAAGACTTGGCTCATCAATGCTCGCAGTTTTACTTCATGTTGATCATGACTCTTTACTTATCGGGAAGAGGACATCTGACGAATCAACTTCCTGGAACTCTGAGCAGAAGTCACCGTCTTGGCATAACATGAGTGACCAATCACAAAACGCTTTATTCTGCTCTTTCATGCAAGGCTGAGAAAGGCGGGGCATTTCTTCTGGGAAATTTCGTGATCGACCAGTGCAACTCGGTTTGGCAAACCGACCTGCAGTTGGCCATACGCCACACCTTCTCTAAATCCAATCAACAGACCCATTTCAGACTGGGCATTGACGCTCACAACCAGCCAGGGCATTGTCTTTGTCCCGTCACGagtccctttttttcttccaaaTTGTTGCGTCTCGGTCACCAGAACCACCACACGAAATTCCtaatcaccaccagcacacGATGGCCGACCGCGACAAGATCCAGATCCTCAAGGATGCGCTTTACGAGGCGGCGAGGGACCACGGTTCCGATCAGCGTCTCTTCACGCAGCGGGACCTGTTGGACATGCAGGTCATCCCCCAAGACAATATCGGGTTGCTCATGCAGGTGATCCAAATTCTCTGCGATGAGAAGCTCTTTGTCGGCAACACCACGGCATCGGGGCTGTCGTGGAGATGGCGAAGCCGGGAGGATGCAAAGAAGTGCGTTActacctttcttttttctttttaggaCACAACCGAGCACACCAACtaacctccccttcctcccaaaAGGTacacctccctccccaacTCCGAAATAATGATGGTATACGCCATGGTCGACGAAGCCGGGGCCGACGGCATCTGGAACCGGACCATCAAGAACAAGCTCAACATGGCCGACTCGCTTATGAAGCATTGCATCAAGTATCTCGAGCAAAAGGGCTACATCGCCAGCATGAAGAACGTCGAGCACCCCAACAAGAAGATGTACATCAAGGCGAACCTACGTCCCTCCGATCGCGCCACAGGTGGCCCCTGGTTTACTGAGGGCGAGCTCGACACGGCCTTCATCAACGAGCTACAGGAAATTGTGTTTGACTTTATCAAGCAGAAATCGACATATACTTCCCACGGCGGCGGTGCTGGAGTACCAGGAGTAGGAgcacaaggaggaggagcacaGCAGCGTGAAAAGAATCCCAAGAAGGGCGTGGTTCAGGGGACCATTCCCCACTCGGAGGATATTTCCAAGGGGACGAAGCGCAGCGCGGGCGAGATTTCCAACGACGACacggcggcaccggcaccggccaAGAAGACCAGGCCCGGCAAGCCGCAATTGCTGCCTCTCCCGGCCGGTTACAAGTCGTACCCGACTGTGTCGGACATTGCAAAGTTCATCCACCACGCCGGCATCACGAATAATACGACGTTGAGCGAGGCGGATATCCAGCAGTTGGTGGATGTGCTATACTACGATGGCTTAGTAGAGCCTGTCAAGGTCAATGGGCGCAAGGGGTACCGTGTGACGCGCATCCCCAAACAGGATCCGAGGACGTGCAATCAACGACGCCTCGACCATGATCCAACCAAAGGAGGCATTGTTACCTCATTTATGGGAGTTGAGCCGAGTGCAAGTGGCCTTATGGAGGCGCCTTGTGGGCGGTGCCCTGTCTATGATATGTGCGAGGAAGGCGGACCTGTCAGCCCCAGCAACTGCGTCTATTTCAGACGGTGGCTGGATGGTGACGAGGTACAGGAACAAGTCATTTCGATCTGATCGACTCGAATGTGTTTGTGTCTCCGTTTAGAAGACGTTGCATGGTCTCTATCACAACTGCATTAACGgcgtaaaaaaaaagaaggcaaGGGTAATTTGGTTTCATCTAGGCGTTGGAGGTAATCTGTTTAGCATTCAATGTGTTGGCGATAACATTCACATGACCTGCAAACTGTCTAGGAAAAGACATCAGTTTACGTGATCTCATCAACCATCAGTTTGCGTAATCACATCAACCATCAAAGCGACAGTGATGACGATGCAGTGAAGAAGGGTGGGTGTGCAGCGCAGGAAATCCATTTTGATGGGCTATCTAGATATTATAGCAGCACATTCATATGAATATTATGGTACCGCGACTCCAATCCCTAAAACCCTCGACAATGTCCACAAGGGAATTTAGAGAGCGCCGCAGTCGACAATGGTGGGCTTCTTGGAGTAACGAATAGCACCGCTGCTGGAGCCAGTAGCCTCAAGGGCCTTGACGACCTTCATGGACTCATCGTCAGCGACCTCGCCGAAGACGACGTGGCGGCCATCGAGCCAGCTGGTGGGGACAGTGGTGACGAAGAACTGGGAGCCGTTGGTGTTGGGGCCGGCGTTGGCCATGGAGAGAAGACCAGGGCGGACGTGCTTCTTGGCGAAGTTCTCATCGGCGAACTTCTCGCCGTAGATGGACTTGCCACCAGTGCCCTGTTCAGAGAGGTTAGGTCTTTATTTTCCCATGTTCGATAGCTTGTTGGGCGGACATGGACTTACGTTACCACGGGTGAAGTCACCACCCTGGAGCATGAACTCGGGGATAATGCGGTGGAAAGAAGAGCCCTTGTAGCCGAAGCCGTTCTGGCCAGTGCAGAGCTCCTTGAAGTTGCGGGCGGTCTTGGGGACAACGTCGTCGTAGAGGGTGAAGTTAATGCGGCCAGACTGAGCTGCATTGGGAGTTAGACATCCGATGGGCATGACATGACAGTTGACGGGCGGGGCCGGGGGGAGGGCGGTGAGGCTGAGTGGTGCGGGCGTTATGATTCAGGGGCACCGGTATGGAGGGGTAGTTCAGGAGCTTGCGGGCTGCGGCAACACCGGGACGACGCCGTGCTCATTGCGAACAACGACAGACGTCCAGGTGAAGTCCCAGCGACCGTCGCAAGTTTCCTGAGCCTGATTGATGAAGACAAAGCAGATGAGGAGAGTAGACTTACCCTTGATTTCGCTGGTgggcttgttgttggggCCGAGGACGGGACCCTCCCACTCGAGATCGAAGAAACTAAAGCATGCAGGTCAGTCGGTGTCCCTGAAGCTACGGGTAGGTAGGCGCAGCTCCCATGTTTGCGCGGACCTGGAGAAGCGGCTGGACTTACACCTTGGACATGATGCTGGATGTTTGCGAAAAAGCTCTGGCGCAGGAGAAAGTTGCAGTGGGCTTGAGAGATGACGAGAAAGTCGAGGAGACGAGAGAACCTGTTGTCTTAAGGACAGAGAAATGGCGGGGTCCAAACATTTTCACTAAAATGGAAAGGAGGGGTCAGCCAATCCGAGAAGTGGGGGGCGGAGAAGGTACGTAGCTGCTCGCCACGTGATTGATTGTTGCGACTCGAGCTGTCGGCCTGTCGCCACGCCGCCTGTTTCGGTCTCGTTTGCCAGTGCGGCGGGAGACGACGAAACAGCAGGTCAGCTTGACAACGTGGAGTGGTATGAGCCTCTGCAAGTGTCATCTTTGGCGCATGTGGGCTTCGGATTGGTTCGTTGGCTCAGGAACACCAGTACGAACAAGTAAACAGCTGCCATCTGGTGTTGGCGCTTCCCCCCCGAGTCTCCAAGGTCCCGTCGGCCCTGACGCTGACGGCAATGACAATCAAAACTGCCACCACCCGTGTGTGTATAGTTGGCAGCTAAAGCGCTGGCAAGAGCTATCCAAAGACATCCGGGCCAAAGGACCGTAGACCCATGGCTCCATCATATGGCTTGTTGGGTCTTCATAGCGTTGCGATTGCCTCTTTCATTTGGAGTCCCCCTCTGTCAATGCAGCCATTGACGACATTGCGGAGCCATGGACGATACCCCAAGCCGAACAAGAGGGATGGACGGCATTAacgaccttgatggccatgtCTGGGGTAGGGACCAaaaggcggtggtggtattGTCAAACTAACAAACCTCACCCCTCATCTCGAGCGTGGATGGAAAAAAGGACATTCGAATTGAATCTGATGCCAAGAAATCCCGGGAATGGAAGCTCTCAGAGCTCTGCCACAGATAGAGCTTGGAGCTTTGGGCAAGCTCCCAGCCGGCAGGGAGAGCTCCTCTAGACAGAAAAGGCTCAAGAAGAACATGGCAACAAAAGTAAAAATGATAACGTACCGGTTGTGGAAGATGAAATCCTGGATGATTGTAGGATGATAATGAAGCTAAAAGTACAAGGTAAAGTCCGAACAAACGAACGATGGAAATCTGCTACACGGCGATGGATGCACAACAAAGACCTGAGACGAGAGGGAGAACGGAGTCGGGTCGGGTGTTTAACAATTTTTACTCCATCCAAAATGCATGGAAGCGAGCTCCGGCGGCCGAGCGTCCCCTCCCGCCGCCCCGCGTTGTCGGCCGGCCCGGCAATTACAAGCAGAATTCTTGCCTGAAAACTCAGGCTTCAAAGAGCTGAGACGCTCGTGCCAAGCTTTCAAAGTCTTGGCAGACCTCCTGGGTTCCACTGGCTTCTTGGTGTCAGGGTGTTGGGTCAAGCGCAGGGGTCGGCCTTGGACGGCGTCAGTTGAGGTCAGCGCTCAGCGGCACCCTGACGCTAGGCCACCTCAATGTCCATCTGATCCCGACAAGACCGTGAAACGTCGCCCTGAAAGCGATCAGCCCGAACAAAAACCACCAAGTCGCCACAGCATCCCGCCCGTCTGGCAATCATCACCGCGAGGCTCAGATTGGATCTAGAGAAGAATTACCTTAGCCCATCAGAACAATTCCCAGCAACTCCGGCGATAGACACGTTTACGCAATGGATTTCAATAGCCTCAAGGATACCGTGTCCAACCTGACACTCTACGACATCAAGGCTGGCGTACGAAAGGTTCAAAATGGTAGGTGACCACCTAGTCCAGAACCAAGACTCCCTCATGATTTCGTGTTCAGGGTGCTGACAATGGCTCCAACCAGCTGTCATGAACTATACCGAGATGGAGTCCAAGGTATGCCCGTATCCACGCGCCACACTGGCACCATTCTCTTGCGCCCTTCGCCATATACTTGATCCCAGACAAGAGACCATGGAACGGGAGCTGACAGCGAACCCAGGTGCGCGAGGCCACCAACAATGAACCTTGGGGTGCATCGTCGACTTTGATGCAAGAGATCGCCGATGGCACCTTCAACTAGTACGTTCTCGAGAACTGCTCGCTTGTATACGAACGCGGCTAACTTGCGTTTCCCTCCTTGTTCTTAGCCAAACACTCAACGAAATCATGCCCATGATTTACCGCCGTTTCACAGAAAAGTCCGCCGAAGAATGGCGCCAGATCTACAAGGCCCTTCAACTACTAGAGTACCTGATTAAGCACGGTTCCGAACGAGTGGTGGACGATGCTCGGTCGCATCTTACCCTCCTCAAGATGCTGCGCCAGTTCCATTTTATCGACCAGAACGGCAAAGACCAGGGTATCAACGTCCGCAACCGCGCCAAGGAACTCGCCGAGCTCCTCAGCGATGTCGAGCGTATCCGAGCAGAGCGCAAGAAGGCCCGCGCAAACAAGGGCAAGTTCACGGGCATTTCGGGTGGAATGAGCTTCTCCAGCGGGAGCAGCGGACGTTATGGCGGTTTCGGCAACACTTCGTATGGCGGTAGCAGcagtggtggcggtggtagCAGCTCTACCTACGGTGGCTATTCTGGAGGAGTTTATGGCGACGGAGGTGTTTTTGGTGGCCAGCCTTCCAACAACGACTACCGCGGGACCCAGGCACGGGCAGAGCAGTTTGAGGAATACGATGCAGGTGATTTGGACGCTGAGGCGTCGTCTCGTACCGCGCCAAGGACACCACGATCCACGACAGAAAGAGCCGGGGTCAAGAAAACAACAGCACCCGCCGAGCCGCCCAAGAAAAAGGAGCCCGAGATCGACTTGTTTTCCTTCGACGAGCCCGCAGCGCCATCCATCCCGACCGCGCCCCTCGCTGCCGCACCTTCCAACGGCTCTGGGCTTGCGGCTCTAGCCGGCGGCGccaaagacgacgacgacgagttcGATGATTTCCAGTCTGCAGCCCCCGCCACGCAGCCTGCTTCTGCAATTTCTCCCCCAATCGCCCCCCTCTCTACTGGCACACAGTTTGTTGCCCCGCAACCAGTTTCGGCGCCTCAGCAGGCCAACCTTAGCGGCATGGTTgccctctcctccatctctcctcctcccagcTCCACGGCGACTCCTGCTGCCAACTTCTCGGCTTTCTCCACGCCCCTTTCGCCCGTCTCCCAGGCTCCCAAGCCAACTGGCTTCCAAGCCGGTCAGCCAAACTACTTTTCCCCGGTACAGCTGCAGACCCAGTCCACCGGGTCCTCGCTTTCAGGAACCAAGGCAACCGGTTCAGCTGCCTCCAAGCCAGCCGCTGGCGGTGACGCCTTCGGTGCGCTGTGGTCGCAGGCTAGTGCTGGAATCAAGAAGAGCACGCCTACCACCAAGGGTCCGGCTATCGGACAACTGGCCAAAGAGAAGAGTAGTGCTGGTATTTGGGGAACTCCTGCGCCCTCCACTCCGACCAGCGGTAGCAGGCCCACCACTGGCGGCAACCACGGGTTGGACGATCTGCTCGGTTAATTACCTGACTGGGTGTGAGGAGTTTTCCAAGGAGTATTTAGAACCGCTGTCGTCTACTTACGGAAGCGGGATCCTTGGAGTAGATCAAGGGTGTGCAGTTACACAAAGAGGAGATGAGCAGTTAAACGATTTATATTCCACGTAATGTTATTGGAGGTAGGGGTGGGTATCTTGCAGCGCCTCTCGTCTGCAACAAAATTTCACGTCTATTTATGCTGCATTCGGCTTCTTTGTGTTTGTCACGTTTTGTTTCCGCGTGCGAGTCCCTCAAAGAGTGAACTGATCCGTAACTTAAGTCCCCGTATACACTCATCCTCACCTTCACAATTCCAGAAGACCCAAGCCGGCTGTTGAGTCGCTCATGGTCAAGTAACCCGATGTTGCGGTCGATCTGTTGTTTTATCTTGTGGAATTCGCATAGCTTCCATCCCTGATGTTCGTTTGATGGAACTTTTACCACTGAAGCTCCTTGCCTTCTTTATTGGCTTCACTTCTGGCCCGTTATGAACTGGTGAACCCcctcaaccccccccccccccccccccccccccccccttttccgTCTGTCTTTATTTTTCTGGCATATCAGCCTCCTCGAATGGTTTGAACAACCGTAAGGCTGGAGCATCATCCCAACATGCAGTCCATCAACATGAGCTAGAATACTTCATCCAATAGTGAGTTCATGGATCGCAAAGTATGTGTCCAGTGACTCAAGCCTCCGCACTCGCCCTCGGCTCGGTATGACGGCGCAAGGCCAGCCTCGAACACCCTCGACCCACCGATCACAACCTCAACAGTCGATCAGTCATTACCACCAAAATGATTAATGACTACGAGCACCAAAGCGCACACTCATGGCCAATGCGTCGAAACGTCTGTTGCCGTGAGCAACACGGAAAAATCACAGATCAGTGGCTTTGATCTTGGAACCGTGCTCAACATCTATTTAATTCTCTCTACCATGCAGACGCTCTACTTATTTTTTTCTGGTCCAATTCTTTCCCTCGAGTTTCCCATTCTGCGACATAAATAATGCAGCCGCCTGGATGCGTGCCATATTAATTCAAGTCAATTTCTTTACAAACTGACCTACATGATTGATAGCCCGTCAGGAACGGGAACCGCATATCAAGGATTATTGCTCTTTGACTATAATCTCTCTACACTCACTGACGACATTTCTTTTGGGGACTTTTCAAGCCCGTGAGATCAACATGGGCTCCTCTTCCCCTGGCACGACGCCTATCCGGAACTTTGAGTCCCTTACTCCCCAATGCTTCTATAGCtatgtctttcttttttcccgtTTCTTATTGATTATAGCGCTTTCCACCATGGCCGGGATAGCTGGCAGCTTGCTTGGTAACATGACTAAAGCAGGTGAATCACCAGCCACAAGCCTCGTGGCTCTCATGATCCTGGTATGTTCAACTCCTTTGTTTCTTTCTAACCCTTGAGACGCTAACGAAATCTACAGACATCTGCTTCACTCCTCTGGTGCCTCTTCTCCCTGTCCGGCTACTCCCGTCGCCACTTTCCCTACAAAGTCACTATCGTCACCGACCTAATTTTCCTCATTGCCTTTGGTGTTTTCTcggtcctcctcggccttcccATGCACGATGGCGGTACAAAGTGCCCTCGAGTCAAAGCAGAGGGTGGCTTTGTCCTCCGAGCCGGCCCATTGGGGGTCCTGAATTTCTCTAGCGAACCAAACGATCGTGTGTCATGCACGAAAATCTATCTTTTCTGGGTCCTTATGCTGGTTGACTGCGCGTCATTCGTCCTAAGCGCTGCCTCGGTCGGGGTTATCGCGTCTGAGGAGACGCAGTTCAACAAAGCACTATTGTGCGCAAGGGCAATGAGTGGTCCGGTGGGTGACATCGACTATCATCGCCGTCCGTCCGAGATCTCTGTGGCGGGATTGGAGGAGGTTGTTTCTGGAGCCGAGCAGCAGTTCCGGCCACGGCCGAATATGCACGTCAGAAAACGGAGTCTAGATTCCGGGAACGTAGCTCATGGCGAAGGCAGGAGCGGCGGTGGTACCTACCACCAAGCGGACACAGTATCTGGAAACCCATATCGGGTCGACACGACAAGTAGACTCGGTACGGGCTCAAGCCGGTACGACTGCTCCCCAAGAGTCGACAGCTCGCTTGGTTCCGGTTCCGACCACGAAGCGACTTCAGGACGCTCACTTGGCAACCCAGTGCTCCAAAGAGGGAGCGACCTGATCAACACCTACAACCGCAGTTAGGGACGCGGCGGGGGTGGGGGCGCATGGACATCGTCAAGTCGGGAAGGAGCAGCAGGACCAGGGGAGCAGCAGAGTCCCAACCAgagccagcaacaacactGCCGAGCAGAAGGACTTGCAAACAATCGGGAACTTGTCACCGAACCACCACCCAAGCCAGTTTCCATTACCGTTCTCCAAGCGCGCAGTGACGCTCTGGACCAGTTGGAAGGCCGATCATCGGCATCCATTGATTTGGCTGATGCTCCTTATTACCGAGACCTGTATGCCCACTTCGCTCAACCGAGGAAGCCTtccggccccggccccggccccggcgCCGTACCCGATAATGACAGCCGGGCAACACCtttcaccaacaccaaccggTACAATCCACAAGAGCAAACACACAGGAAGTGGAAAAAACAACGCCCCTCCGGGATCATATTCCTACCGTCCAGCTCCGACATTCCGTCCAGCCCGATCCACCATCCCCATTCCGGTCCCGATCCTGATCCGGTGTCGACGGTCAAACCCAACATCTACACCTCCAACCACAACTCAAAAACCACCCAAATCCACCCAACCCAAGCACGAACCCGATCACAGACGCAAACACGCAGACAACACGACTCCTACACCTCCTCCGTCGACTCCAGCCCCTCCAACTACGACGACACCCGGTTCAACCACCGTGACCTTCCCTCGCCCGTTGGTCTAGACCCTCCACCTCGCTCTTCTCTAGGCGCCATCGAGTTGAAGTACAGCCTACCGCCGAGACCAAGGACGACTTTGCGACTGGTGGACCAAGAAACCTTGAATAAGTTGGAGGGCATAaatgaggagaaggaggaggttgggAGTGCCATTGTGCACATGGACGGGTGGCATGGGCATGGGGATGCGGTTATTGAGTTGAATGAGATTCCTATTTTACCTGTACCTGCTGTATCGCCGGGTAGGAGGGCACCGGGGACACAGCTAGATGGGCGGACAGAGAGAAAACAACAAGTGTGGGAATGGGAGTGGGGGCAACGATCGAAACAACAAGAAGTAGAACAGACACAGAGCGCGGGAAGAAGGGCTGCTGGAGAGGCTAGAGGGGCAAGGAGTACACGATGGCCTGCTGCTGTCTGGGGTGT includes the following:
- the csr-1 gene encoding peptidyl-prolyl cis-trans isomerase is translated as MFGPRHFSVLKTTGSLVSSTFSSSLKPTATFSCARAFSQTSSIMSKVFFDLEWEGPVLGPNNKPTSEIKAQSGRINFTLYDDVVPKTARNFKELCTGQNGFGYKGSSFHRIIPEFMLQGGDFTRGNGTGGKSIYGEKFADENFAKKHVRPGLLSMANAGPNTNGSQFFVTTVPTSWLDGRHVVFGEVADDESMKVVKALEATGSSSGAIRYSKKPTIVDCGAL
- a CDS encoding epsin-3, coding for MDFNSLKDTVSNLTLYDIKAGVRKVQNAVMNYTEMESKVREATNNEPWGASSTLMQEIADGTFNYQTLNEIMPMIYRRFTEKSAEEWRQIYKALQLLEYLIKHGSERVVDDARSHLTLLKMLRQFHFIDQNGKDQGINVRNRAKELAELLSDVERIRAERKKARANKGKFTGISGGMSFSSGSSGRYGGFGNTSYGGSSSGGGGSSSTYGGYSGGVYGDGGVFGGQPSNNDYRGTQARAEQFEEYDAGDLDAEASSRTAPRTPRSTTERAGVKKTTAPAEPPKKKEPEIDLFSFDEPAAPSIPTAPLAAAPSNGSGLAALAGGAKDDDDEFDDFQSAAPATQPASAISPPIAPLSTGTQFVAPQPVSAPQQANLSGMVALSSISPPPSSTATPAANFSAFSTPLSPVSQAPKPTGFQAGQPNYFSPVQLQTQSTGSSLSGTKATGSAASKPAAGGDAFGALWSQASAGIKKSTPTTKGPAIGQLAKEKSSAGIWGTPAPSTPTSGSRPTTGGNHGLDDLLG